A genomic region of Anopheles coustani chromosome 3, idAnoCousDA_361_x.2, whole genome shotgun sequence contains the following coding sequences:
- the LOC131266061 gene encoding N(G),N(G)-dimethylarginine dimethylaminohydrolase 1: protein MASPFRYTHAITARIPLSLRTRGEIDLEEAKLQHENYVKTLRDLGLDVIELPPDESLPECPFVEDCAVVCNGIALICRPGDPNRAQEVEAVRAVLKKELDLPLAEIADPNARLDGGDVLFTGREFFVGLSKWTNEAGARAVAAAFPEYPCVPIKVTEHHHLKYYVSMCGPDVLCVSRSKESQEILKRIEREATFTYHTLTLQEETAANVLYINGTLVTRSVEEIPASAQILSQKIDSPRQMLFMSEMGKFSNGLTACSILVKRSKHIKSL from the exons ATGGCGTCACCATTCCGCTATACACATGCCATTACCGCTAG AATTCCACTGTCCTTAAGGACACGTGGTGAAATCGATCTGGAGGAGGCCAAACTGCAGCATGAAAACTACGTGAAAACGCTACGTGACCTGGGGCTGGACGTGATTGAGCTGCCACCGGATGAGAGTTTACCCGAATGCCCTTTCGTGGAAGACTGCGCGGTGGTTTGTAATGGAATAGCACTAATTTGTCGTCCCGGCGATCCCAACCGTGCACAGGAA GTCGAAGCTGTCCGGGCTGTGCTCAAGAAAGAACTGGATCTTCCATTGGCAGAAATAGCCGATCCAAACGCAAGACTGGATGGTGGGGATGTCCTTTTTACCGGACGAGAGTTTTTTGTTGGTCTAAGTAAGTGGACCAATGAAGCGGGCGCTcgagctgttgctgctgccttCCCAGAATACCCGTGTGTTCCAATTAAG GTAACCGAGCATCATCATCTGAAGTATTATGTATCCATGTGTGGCCCGGACGTACTCTGCGTCAGCAGGAGCAAAGAATCGcaagaaattttaaaacgtATCGAGCGAGAAGCCACCTTCACGTATCATACGCTAACGCTCCAGGAGGAGACTGCGGCCAACGTTCTGTATATCAATGGCACACTGGTCACGCGATCGGTCGAAGAAATTCCCGCTTCCGCTCAG ATTCTTTCGCAGAAAATCGATTCTCCACGGCAGATGCTCTTCATGTCCGAGATGGGAAAATTTTCCAACGGTCTTACTGCTTGCTCCATTCTGGTGAAACGCTCCAAACACATCAAGAGCCTCTGA